CGGCGAGGAGCGCAAGGTGTGCTACTACCTCCTCTGCGCGGCTCCCCAGGACAGCGGTAAGAGCCAGAGGGATCTGGCGGTGGTGGGTAAGTACTGGGGACCTGGGAACATAGCCTACTCGCCGGACGTGCAGTTTCTGCTGTCCCTCGACACAGCGCTGGAGTCTGGGTCGACATCCGCTAGGGTGGAGGCGCTGGCGTCGGAGATCACCGAGCTCAGGTGGAAGTCCAGGAGGGAGATCATGGACTGGCTCACCTCGCTCGTCTCAGGTATCACGTGCTCCTTTTTTTTCCATGCCCTAGCGGTGAATTTTTCTGGTTGTTTTAGTGCCATGTGATTAAGCTGATGGATCAGGCCGCTAGAATTCCCATCATGCATCTCCGACGATCGATCTGATCATGTTTGGTTAGTGTTTAGTAGGGGTTTATGTCTTGAGCACAAGATCCGTTCTTATTCTATTTTCTTGTGTTGCTAATGTTTGGATCTGAATGTTTAGGAGGTCTGTAGCGTCAATACACACGCTGCTCCTACGTCCAGCCAGATCGTCAGTTTGTTCTGTTATTTCATCACGTTTTTGTTCGGTGCAGGATTCAGTACAAGCTAGGGATGATATCCACGACCATCTTGCAGTGCTCTCCTTCTATCCCCTTCCTTTATGAGCACTACTCAGGGATATCTTTTGTCTAATCTAATAGATCTACTCCTTTTTGTCAAGATGATGACAACTTATTGTTAGATATCTTTTCTCTAATTTTATATATAGATCTGCTCCTTTTCTCATGTATCGCCCTATATATCTTCTATCTTGGCTTGTTCCTGATGTATATGTTTGGTTTGCTAGATCTGGTTTATGCGTTTCTTTCCTTTTGTGTTTGGTTAACTTTTTTAGATTAATTAGTGTTTGGTTAACTTATGTGTTTCCTCTTGTGTTAGTCTTGTGAGGCCAATATGATGTGGATAGAAATCGACTAACTTGCCCCATTGCTGTCGTCTTTGTAGATCCTCCGTATGGAGCCTTTGGATTGACTTGTCCCGACCATCATGATGGTGGTAGCGCTGCATCTAAGGTACATACGATCTTACAAGCCGTCTTCTTGAGAAATGCTTCCTCTCAACAAAATTAACGCCGGCTGTTCATTCAGGGTATCCTCGCTGCTTTTGGGGAAAACAAAGAAGGGTTCACATGGATATGCAAACTACCCCATCTTGATCAACGTCGGAAGCATTACAAATCCTTTTGGCGAGGGACACTGAGAATTTCGGTGCGTGTTCATCGACTTACCCcttgttttcttgttttattttcacAGTCACACACGGACAGGTCTATATATCTTGGTTTACAACTTTACATCTGTATGTCTTTGTAGGTTTATGATTTTGTGTTCATCAAGAGTGAAGGGAGAGAGAGCCATGTTGCCTATGTGGAAGACATGTACGAAGATGCCAGCGAGAAGAAGATGGTGGTGGCACGATGGTTCGAGGAACAAGACGGTGAGCACGGTGCTGTATTGCCCGCCGATCTTTATCGCAGGGAGATCTTCTTTGGCTATGTACTGCAAGATCTGAGGGTTGAAGTTGTGGAGGCAGTGGCCCCGGTCCTGAATCCAGAGCACTTTGAGATGTTCAAGAAAAAATATGGAGGGCGCAGTAGCTGGCAGCCCTTTGTATGCCGTCGGCAGATCGAGAATGACACCGTCGGGCCCTTTGACATTGCGCAGCAGCTGCAAGGATATGCAAACCAGGAGATTGTAAAGGCAATTGTTGCCTCATCCTCGTCGACGGTGGTGCAGGTCAAGCCACCTAATAGCAACAAAGGTAAAGCTGCCACTACTCGCCTGGCCGCCGAGAACCATGCTGGTTCTTCCAGTGCTGCCATTATCGGTAACAAAACCATGGAGAAACAGAAGGCCCCTCCATCTCCATGTAGCGCAACTCCTTCAATCTCTGTTGTTGGTGACAAGGCCATGGAGAAGCAGAAGCCCCCTCCATGCAGTGCAGCTGCTTCCAGCTTTGTTTTCGTTGACAAAACCAtggagaagcagaagcagaagcagaagccccCTTCATGCAGCGTAACTCCTTCCAGCTCTGTTATTGGTGAAAAAACCATGGAGAAGCAGAAGCCACCTCCATGCAGTGCAACTCCTTCATGCACTGTTATCGGTGACAAAATCATggataagaagaagaagcagaagccaCCTCCATGCAGTGCAACTCCTTCATGCACTGTTATCGGTGACAAAAccatggagaagaagaagaagcagaagccaCCTCCATGCAGGGCAACTCCTTCAAGCACTGNNNNNNNNNNNNNNNNNNNNNNNNNNNNNNNNNNNNNNNNNNNNNNNNNNNNNNNNNNNNNNNNNNNNNNNNNNNNNNNNNNNNNNNNNNNNNNNNNNNNNNNNNNNNNNNNNNNNNNNNNNNNNNNNNNNNNNNNNNNNNNNNNNNNNNNNTGACAAAAccatggagaagaagaagaagcagaaggccCCTCCATGCAGCGCAACTCCTTCAAGCGCTGTTATTGGTGAGAAAAcaatggagaagaagaagaagcagaaggccCCTCCATGCAGCGCAACTCCTTCAAGCGCTGTTATTGGTGAGAAAACCATGGAAAAGCAGAAGCCCCCTCCATGCAGCGCAACTGCTTCCAGCACTACTGTTATCGGTGACAAAACCATGGAGAAGCAGAAGCCCCCTGCATGCCGCGCAACTCCTTCCAGTTCCAGCGCTGTTATGGGCGACAAAGCCATGGAGAAGCAGAAGCAAAAGGAGATGCCCCCTCCATGCAGCGCAACACAACACAGTGTCACCAATGGCCAGACCGTCGAAAGCAGTGTCGTTCCCCGCAGCGTGGTGAACTGTCAGACCACCGCGCAGAATCAGCCGCCCCCGAGTGATACTGGTAACGCAGCAGCCAGTGATGCGTCAACCATGGTGAACCCTGCTGAGAAGATGCTCCAGCCCGGCAGCCGTCTTGAAGCCCTGAGCCAAGACAGCAGCGTGAGGGGCTGTTGGTTCAAATGCGTGGTAGTCAAGAGGAACGAGCAAAATAACACGATCTGGGTGCGGTACCAAGACCTTCGGAAACCCGAGGGCAAAGGGCAGCTCAAGGTTGGTCCTGCTTCCTCTTCTTGCTCCGGTATATATCTTGCAtgtgttgacgatgatgatgatgtatgTGCTCAACCGGAATTTCCTTGTTTTGCAGGAATGGCTCAAAGTTGCAAGAACTGCGGAGCCTGACCGCCTGGGCATACGCCTAGCCAAAAGGGCCATGCTCCGCCCACAGCTCCCATCACACTACAGGAAGATCGAGTCTCCGGTGGATGTCGGGGTCATCATCGACGCGCAGCTGAACGGCGGATG
Above is a window of Triticum dicoccoides isolate Atlit2015 ecotype Zavitan chromosome 5B, WEW_v2.0, whole genome shotgun sequence DNA encoding:
- the LOC119305563 gene encoding uncharacterized protein LOC119305563; translation: MSSSRSRAAVVAEGNAKTAAREWVGWEEEVVLGDDDGEERKVCYYLLCAAPQDSGKSQRDLAVVGKYWGPGNIAYSPDVQFLLSLDTALESGSTSARVEALASEITELRWKSRREIMDWLTSLVSDPPYGAFGLTCPDHHDGGSAASKGILAAFGENKEGFTWICKLPHLDQRRKHYKSFWRGTLRISVYDFVFIKSEGRESHVAYVEDMYEDASEKKMVVARWFEEQDGEHGAVLPADLYRREIFFGYVLQDLRVEVVEAVAPVLNPEHFEMFKKKYGGRSSWQPFVCRRQIENDTVGPFDIAQQLQGYANQEIVKAIVASSSSTVVQVKPPNSNKGKAATTRLAAENHAGSSSAAIIGNKTMEKQKQKPPPCSATASSTTVIGDKTMEKQKPPACRATPSSSSAVMGDKAMEKQKQKEMPPPCSATQHSVTNGQTVESSVVPRSVVNCQTTAQNQPPPSDTGNAAASDASTMVNPAEKMLQPGSRLEALSQDSSVRGCWFKCVVVKRNEQNNTIWVRYQDLRKPEGKGQLKEWLKVARTAEPDRLGIRLAKRAMLRPQLPSHYRKIESPVDVGVIIDAQLNGGWWEGIVLQQETAGHVKVYLQGEGRLVEFKVDSLRKSFEWREEQWMPLDARTDVAAKITLDLKKKKKAAAAAPSPAGLLLQPQEDGSANSVPPRKRILELDHSFEEERLQDGKGKGPADEPAKTVPDKGGAGDGMSRGGGSAGAKRCRVDPANSDGLNCAECKGKAGKSSGVKKMGSSEGSGSQGGASGSASSGGAAPVKLAVPMQEICVTNAEAPVVAMDESEVIDLTMYD